A window of the Plasmodium vivax chromosome 12, whole genome shotgun sequence genome harbors these coding sequences:
- a CDS encoding leucine aminopeptidase, putative (encoded by transcript PVX_118180A; Apicoplast targeted protein. Curated by Stuart Ralph, Walter and Eliza Hall Institute of Medical Research, Australia.), which translates to MPLLRSSQHIKNTYWNIPKKSFRTGVPQFAESKKTRILHLHPLCKSASGVESPPFFDSQTFSSISNRKEFRKMATTVPQVVSLDPTTIPIDYHTPIDDLSIEVKDISAEACPADEGLIVFLLNSAPKHSSSGGSGGNGGSAGSSGNGEGGAQIKINSSVKDNTINEFLKEGNMENFTGKLGTSKSFYIANDQKKYVSLAYVGCGPANEETELEIRKVAYALVTLLHDSKHKKVSIIFEIKIEEALFRFFLEHLFYEYVTDERFKSADKSTETDFIKNLSLHIANADAYKGQIDKARVYFYGTYYAAQLIAAPSNYCNPVSLSNAAVELAQKVNLECKILDVKELEELKMGAYLSVGKGSMYPNKFIHLTYKGAQTGASQNEKKKIALIGKGITFDSGGYNLKAAPGSMIDLMKFDMSGCAAVLGCAYCIGTIKPDNVEVHFLSAVCENMVSKNSYRPGDIITASNGKTIEVGNTDAEGRLTLADALVYAEKLGVDYIVDIATLTGAMLYSLGTSYAGVFGNNDQLINKILSSSKTSNEPVWWLPIINEYRSSLNSKYADLNNISSSVKASSVVASLFLKEFIENTPWAHIDIAGVSWNFKARKPKGFGVRLLTEFVLNDAV; encoded by the coding sequence ATGCCTCTTTTAAGATCATCGcagcatataaaaaacacGTATTGGAATATCCCCAAAAAGAGCTTCCGAACAGGCGTACCACAATTTGCAGAGAGCAAGAAAACTCGcattttgcatttgcatCCACTTTGTAAAAGCGCGAGTGGTGTTGAAagccccccattttttgataGCCAAACGTTTAGCAGCATTAGCAACAGGAAGGAGTTTCGCAAAATGGCGACCACAGTGCCGCAGGTAGTGTCCCTGGACCCGACGACCATCCCCATAGATTATCACACCCCCATAGATGACTTGAGCATAGAGGTGAAAGACATCAGCGCGGAGGCGTGTCCCGCGGATGAGGGTTTGATCGTATTTCTGCTCAACAGCGCCCCGAAGCATAGCAGCAGTGGTGGGAGCGGCGGAAACGGCGGCAGCGCTGGCAGCAGTGGAAATGGCGAAGGCGGCGCGCAGATAAAGATAAACTCCAGCGTGAAGGACAACACGATCAACGAATTTCTAAAAGAGGGAAATATGGAAAACTTTACGGGGAAGTTAGGGACGAGTAAAAGCTTCTACATCGCCAACGACCAGAAGAAGTACGTCAGCCTTGCGTACGTGGGATGTGGCCCCGCGAACGAAGAAACGGAGCTAGAAATTAGGAAAGTGGCCTACGCACTGGTGACCTTGTTGCATGATAGCAAGCATAAGAAGGTTTCCATTATATTCGAGATAAAAATAGAAGAGGCCCTTTTTAGGTTTTTCCTGGAGCACTTATTTTACGAATACGTGACGGATGAGAGATTCAAATCCGCCGACAAAAGTACGGAAAcagattttattaaaaatttatcttTGCACATTGCCAATGCGGATGCGTACAAGGGGCAGATAGACAAGGCGCGCGTGTATTTTTACGGCACCTACTACGCAGCGCAGCTGATAGCAGCTCCATCGAACTATTGCAACCCAGTTTCGCTATCCAACGCAGCTGTGGAGTTAGCCCAGAAGGTAAATCTGGAGTGTAAAATTTTAGATGTGAAAGAATTGGAGGAACTTAAAATGGGCGCATATTTATCAGTCGGAAAGGGAAGTATGTACCCAAATAAATTCATCCACTTGACGTATAAAGGGGCCCAAAcaggagctagccaaaatgaaaaaaaaaaaattgcactgATAGGAAAAGGAATAACCTTCGATTCGGGAGGATATAATTTGAAAGCTGCTCCAGGATCTATGATAGATTTGATGAAATTTGATATGAGTGGCTGTGCGGCTGTCTTAGGATGCGCCTACTGTATTGGTACCATCAAGCCAGACAATGTAGAGGTGCACTTCCTAAGTGCAGTTTGCGAAAATATGGTTTCCAAAAATTCCTATCGCCCTGGTGATATCATCACAGCTTCCAATGGAAAAACGATAGAAGTTGGCAACACGGATGCTGAGGGAAGGCTAACCTTAGCTGATGCGTTAGTGTATGCGGAAAAGCTGGGGGTAGATTACATAGTCGATATTGCCACCTTAACAGGAGCTATGCTGTACTCCTTAGGCACCAGTTATGCTGGCGTTTTTGGAAACAACGATCagttaataaataaaatattaagcTCTTCTAAAACGTCCAATGAACCCGTCTGGTGGTTACCCATCATTAATGAATACAGGTCCTCCCTAAATTCCAAGTACGCTGATTTGAATAACATCTCCTCCAGCGTGAAGGCGTCCTCCGTGGtggcttccctttttctgaAGGAGTTCATCGAGAATACGCCCTGGGCCCACATCGATATTGCGGGCGTGTCTTGGAACTTCAAGGCGAGGAAGCCCAAGGGCTTCGGCGTCCGCCTGCTGACCGAGTTCGTCCTCAACGATGCCGTGTGA
- a CDS encoding hypothetical protein, conserved (encoded by transcript PVX_118185A) — translation MLNKGIETIWNSLNRGEDNSVDLFNVDVYSFLTERGKEKFQKVILPHLLYNAQKVDELKNVLFEDEANPSGGEFHLKNVCQVKRVANENDLCLLVKLEGGRGSRPEVKTPPHEMLVLSKKAFFKIIQRGCFATNGLEHKSEVLLRTVLQMWKHKEVFFSNNRESALLRGDNSQGGVTLSDWKKWSERNCNAGEPSLLREDYHVMENENVLNDVIHESILLLTKNGRLRCSTEGDPQNGDLLMGTLKRRKFTQMRGSRREKKCVDPMGILKAFLKKDAGGVKHNDALSELRECTFQPNVRKFVEAEVGRVAREKREMHTKEGIDAKAEREDLFERAGGHIASDVHKRLLEESSAEHANRGTEDERVATYLQMCCLSYGVDMVRKKRDSIKMDDQWTY, via the coding sequence ATGCTGAACAAAGGAATTGAAACGATTTGGAATTCTCTCAACAGAGGTGAAGACAATTCCGTGGATTTATTCAACGTGGATGTTTACTCATTTTTaacagaaaggggaaaagaaaaatttcaaaaagttATTTTACCCCACCTCTTATACAACGCGCAGAAGGTGGATGAActgaaaaatgttttatttgaaGATGAGGCTAATCCAAGTGGTGGTGAGTTCCACTTGAAGAATGTGTGCCAGGTGAAGAGAGTAGCAAACGAGAATGACTTGTGTTTGCTGGTAAAAttggaagggggaaggggaagtAGGCCGGAGGTGAAGACCCCCCCCCACGAAATGTTGGTTTTATCGAAAAaggccttttttaaaataatacagaGGGGATGCTTTGCTACAAATGGACTAGAGCATAAAAGTGAAGTGCTACTGAGGACGGTCCTACAAATGTGGAAACATAAGGAGGTGTTCTTTTCCAATAATCGGGAGAGTGCTCTCCTTAGGGGGGATAATTCACAGGGGGGGGTTACCCTTTCTGATTGGAAGAAGTGGAGCGAGAGGAACTGCAACGCGGGGGAACCTTCCCTCCTAAGGGAAGACTACCATGTGAtggaaaacgaaaatgtgCTCAACGATGTCATCCACGAGAGCATACTACTGTTGACGAAAAATGGTAGGCTGAGATGTAGCACAGAGGGGGACCCACAAAATGGAGACCTATTAATGGGCACACTTAAGCGGAGAAAATTCACTCAAATGAGGGGTTCcagaagggaaaagaaatgcGTCGACCCGATGGGCATATTGAAGGCGTTCCTAAAGAAGGACGCCGGAGGGGTAAAGCACAACGACGCGCTAAGCGAACTTCGCGAATGCACCTTTCAGCCGAATGTTCGCAAGTTTGTGGAAGCCGAAGTGGGTCGCGTGGCACGGGAAAAACGGGAGATGCACACCAAAGAGGGGATCGACGCAAAGGCCGAGCGAGAGGATCTGTTCGAACGGGCGGGTGGTCACATAGCAAGCGATGTGCACAAACGCCTGTTGGAAGAGTCCTCAGCTGAGCATGCCAATCGAGGGACGGAAGATGAGCGCGTCGCCACGTATCTGCAGATGTGCTGTCTGTCCTACGGGGTTGATatggtaagaaaaaaaagagacagCATAAAAATGGACGACCAATGGACATACTAA